From Mytilus edulis chromosome 8, xbMytEdul2.2, whole genome shotgun sequence, one genomic window encodes:
- the LOC139485949 gene encoding uncharacterized protein: MNANSTNQDICDDGNLFGMRKITYWEIYGVKRFPYRGKRKFTPLLSQSLDGGMVISNDVFGLTIRQFERVYKACLERRKRKEQWIINLRYPDKSSNEYLEYLQNCTDSNTDDFFWIENNPREKSLYEHSVKAIGTEIDIRTRQRLFILKDIFDNALWTCGTKISSGSLAEGLDLPGSDIDIMYVREDTDVIPNISYIKHIQRRTLVMETDVDYPGFARLRYVAIEQDDPCVVLSNGKMEEKITEKITKLKSERKYVSVVDFIDCNKSSVFMTPVCVHGPCLSDQQQTIDVAYCLRSKYLPHSVVPWASRHRQQWPPNFVIDRIINYGCLLVPIGPKTLPDNGILWRLSFSVAEQMLIHSFNFTQLLCYGLLKLTLKCIVNTNNNVKDLLCSYFLKMTLFWVSEEEDIDTFQLSKLFHCFALCLDKLIAWVNICFCPNYFIPEQNMFLGKINQNNNTILLSVLESIKFGGIGGLITNLFQHENTTHRLLYPKSESSFIMLDYLFYRIDKIITPPTNITSCFKVLTLTESFIKSESSSFTTGVCHLYYARASQFIAQLLPSLSTVENTYTIRKCYHRHLQNGTRTDATPGWLLYASYFYATGQFKATLRLIDFAISRFDFPFNCSNKECEKHIHSYRQTVHHTMSFNDRMRLALITYELKYVKHSPLIPQELQLEVQDTSFSIISLAMCHCLRFLCYHHIGDSLNRQQALSDLSNISNCRHLPYRSNRLTILGVCYAISGHYDIAYHYYDEALQCDDVCRSAEKRMSKLLNG; this comes from the exons ATGAACGCAAACTCCACAAACCAAGACATTTGTGACGATGGGAATTTATTTGGAATGAGGAAAATCACTTATTGGGAAATATACGGTGTGAAACGTTTTCCATACCGTGGAAAGCGTAAATTTACCCCTTTACTCAGCCAATCCTTAGATGGAGGAATGGTAATTTCAAATGATGTTTTCGGACTAACAATCAGACAGTTTGAACGAGTGTATAAAGCTTGTTTGGAAAGAAGGAAGAGAAAAGAACAGTGGATAATAAACCTTAGATATCCTGACAAATCTTCAAATGAATATCTGGAATATTTACAGAATTGTACTGACAGCAATACAG ATGACTTCTTTTGGATCGAAAATAATCCTAGAGAGAAATCCCTTTACGAACATTCAGTAAAAGCAATTGGTACTGAAATAGATATACGAACGAGACAACGACTGTTCATCTTGAAAGATATTTTCGACAATGCACTATGGACTTGTGGAACAAAAATATCAAGTGGAAGCTTAGCAGAAGGTCTAGATTTACCAGGAAGTGACATAGATATAATGTACGTGAGAGAAGACACAGACGTCATTCCGAACATAAGTTACATTAAACATATACAACGTAGGACACTAGTTATGGAAACAGATGTTGATTATCCTGGATTTGCTAGACTCAGATATGTAGCAATAGAGCAAGATGACCCCTGCGTGGTACTTTCTAACGGTAAAATGGAGGAGAAAATTACTGAAAAGATAACCAAACTCAAATCTGAAAGGAAGTATGTTTCAGTTGTCGACTTCATTGATTGTAATAAGAGCTCGGTATTTATGACACCGGTATGTGTACACGGCCCATGTCTATCAGACCAACAACAGACTATTGATGTTGCATACTGTTTACGGAGTAAATATCTACCGCACAGCGTTGTTCCATGGGCATCACGTCATCGACAGCAGTGGCCCCCTAATTTCGTAATTGACAGGATTATAAATTATGGATGCTTATTAGTACCTATAGGACCTAAAACTTTACCAGATAACGGCATTCTATGGAGATTGTCTTTCTCTGTGGCAGAACAAATGCTTATACATTCGTTCAACTTCACTCAATTATTATGTTACGGTCTACTCAAATTGACATTGAAATGTATCGTTaacacaaataataatgtcaaagATTTATTGTGTTCCTACTTTCTGAAGATGACTTTATTCTGGGTCTCGGAGGAAGAAGATATTGATACTTTTCAGTTATCtaaattgtttcattgttttgCTTTATGTCTAGATAAATTAATAGCATGGGTAAACATCTGCTTTTGTCCGAACTATTTTATACctgaacaaaatatgtttttaggAAAGATCAATCAAAATAACAATACGATATTACTTAGTGTACTTGAGAGTATAAAATTTGGAGGGATAGGTGGATTGATAACAAATCTGTTTCAGCATGAAAATACAACTCACCGTTTATTATATCCAAAGAGTGAATCTTCGTTTATTATGTTGGACTATCTCTTTTACAGAATTGATAAAATTATAACGCCACCAACTAACATTACGAGCTGTTTTAAAGTACTTACATTAACTGAATCTTTCATCAAGTCCGAATCATCTTCCTTTACTACAGGTGTGTGTCATTTATATTATGCTAGAGCCAGTCAATTTATAGCACAACTACTACCATCTCTAAGCACAGTAGAAAACACGTACACCATACGCAAATGTTATCATAGACATTTACAAAATGGCACCAGGACAGATGCTACTCCGGGTTGGTTGTTATACGCGTCATATTTTTATGCAACAGGACAGTTCAAAGCTACATTACGACTGATTGATTTTGCTATATCAAGATTTGATTTTCCGTTTAATTGTTCAAATAAAGAATGTGAAAAACACATACATAGTTACAGACAAACAGTACATCATACAATGTCATTTAATGACAGAATGAGACTAGCTCTAATAACATATGAATTAAAGTACGTAAAGCACTCACCATTAATACCACAGGAACTACAGCTGGAGGTTCAAGACACTTCGTTCAGTATAATATCTCTTGCAATGTGTCACTGCCTTAGATTTCTTTGCTATCATCATATTGGGGATTCTTTAAACAGACAGCAGGCATTAAGTGATTTATCAAACATATCAAACTGCAGGCATTTACCATATCGTTCTAATAGATTAACAATACTTGGAGTATGTTATGCGATATCTGGTCATTATGACATAGCTTATCATTATTATGACGAGGCTTTGCAATGTGATGATGTATGTAGATCAGCAGAAAAAAGAATGTCAAAACTTCTAAACGGCTGA